A single window of Nicotiana sylvestris chromosome 5, ASM39365v2, whole genome shotgun sequence DNA harbors:
- the LOC138868396 gene encoding zinc finger BED domain-containing protein RICESLEEPER 2-like, with protein sequence MAKYIRDCLLEWKLDKIFTITMDNASSNDVTVKELSKQLDMWKTNMMSGKHLHVRCMAHIINLIVQDGLKELDASVTRVRNIVRYVRSSLAKTLKFKQCCAHVKIECTKTLCLDVPTRWNSTYLMLDTAQHFEKAFDKLHLFDDIFSAYQCSHLCEDGSSVGPLESDDWVNVRNVIEFLARFHELTKKVLGSHYVTCNSHFEDVYELYCHLKMFLVSEDEHLRKMVERMQEKFKKYWGEPEKMNRMIFIASVLDPRNKFEYVEGALEELFGEENKC encoded by the coding sequence ATGGCTAAATATATTAGGGATTGTTTGCTTGAATGGAAATTAGACAAGATTTTCACTATCACCATGGACAATGCTTCTTCAAATGATGTCACAGTCAAAGAATTGTCTAAACAGTTAGATATGTGGAAAACTAATATGATGAGTGGTAAACATCTTCATGTGAGATGCATGGCTCATATAATAAATCTTATTGTGCAAGATGGTTTGAAAGAACTTGATGCTTCCGTGACACGTGTTAGAAATATTGTGAGGTATGTGAGATCTTCGCTTGCAAAGACCTTAAAGTTTAAACAGTGTTGTGCACATGTAAAGATAGAATGTACCAAAACGTTGTGTTTGGATGTTCCTACTAGGTGGAATTCCACATATTTGATGTTGGATACGGCACAACACTTTGAAAAGGCCTTTGACAAGTTACATCTTTTTGATGATATATTTTCTGCTTATCAATGTTCTCATCTTTGTGAAGATGGTAGTAGTGTAGGTCCTCTTGAATCTGATGATtgggtgaatgtgaggaatgtgaTAGAGTTTCTTGCAAGATTTCACGAGCTAACTAAAAAAGTTTTAGGTTCACATTATGTCACTTGTAATTCTCATTTTGAGGATGTATATGAACTTTATTGTCATTTGAAAATGTTCTTAGTTAGTGAGGATGAGCATTTGAGAAAAATGGTTGAGCGAATGCAAGAAAAGttcaagaagtattggggtgagcctgaaaagatgaatagaatgatttttattgcttccgtcttggatccacgtaacaaatttgaatatgttgagggagcacttgaagaactttttGGGGAAGAAAATAAATGTTGA